From Nitrospirota bacterium:
TATGCACATGCGAAGCATGCACAGTGGCAAGGGGCATTCAGAAAACTGAAAGCATAGAAAAGGTGCAGTGGAATGCCATGCACTGGTATCTTGCAAAAATACACGCCTCGGACAGAGTGCTTCAGATAGGAGGGGAATAAGATGGGTGATGTAAAACTTGCCTTTGTGGTTCAAAAACCTCATTATAAAGGTGAAACATCAAGGCTTGCGATAACACATGCAATATCTTATCAGACTGTTGAAATACTGCTTGAGGATGGCGATATAGTAACGCCGACGTTATGTTTTGTGGGTGAAGGCGTGCTTGGGCTTCAAAAGGGGCAGAAGGCAATGGACATGTACGGAGTAACGAGCACGGAGACCCATCTTAAAAATTGTCTCCTTGTTGACCTTGATGTGCTTGTCTGCAAGGAAGACCTTGCTAAGTATGGCATTCCCGAGGATATGATGCCTGATGCTGAAGAGATGGGCGCTGACAAGAAGATAAAGGTTGCTCCGTTTTCTGAGATACAGAAAGCGATGGAAGACGCAAAACACGTATTGTTCTTTTAATAAAAAAGGAGG
This genomic window contains:
- a CDS encoding DsrE family protein, with the translated sequence MGDVKLAFVVQKPHYKGETSRLAITHAISYQTVEILLEDGDIVTPTLCFVGEGVLGLQKGQKAMDMYGVTSTETHLKNCLLVDLDVLVCKEDLAKYGIPEDMMPDAEEMGADKKIKVAPFSEIQKAMEDAKHVLFF